Genomic DNA from Candidatus Nitronereus thalassa:
TGAAACCAGCTCGGAGCACGTATTTATATATCACGCCTTCAGGGTGGAGAAAAACCATTGTGCATCCTGAACATATGGTCAAAATTAAATTAAAAGATGGACAAATGTTTATTCCCGAGGGTGCCTCGCCTTCCGGCGAATTACATATGCATTATTTGTTGACCAAGGGGTATCCCAAAACTCGGGCGGTGGTTCATGTGCACCCTACCCATGTCGTTGCGGCCATGTATCGAGGATTTGATTTGCCGAAACTGTGTGAACAGTTTCCCGAGATTCATCGGTATACTCGGGTCGGGGCTTCTGTTCCGTTTCTTCCGGCCATTAGCACTGAGCTGGG
This window encodes:
- a CDS encoding class II aldolase/adducin family protein; amino-acid sequence: MITAIGDVLRRCYERGWITTRDGNCSVKPARSTYLYITPSGWRKTIVHPEHMVKIKLKDGQMFIPEGASPSGELHMHYLLTKGYPKTRAVVHVHPTHVVAAMYRGFDLPKLCEQFPEIHRYTRVGASVPFLPAISTELGDATAVALGVTEANPAGQYDIVGQANHGVCAMASDPWSAYEHIERLDHICEIALKSGVAP